A genomic segment from Flavobacterium inviolabile encodes:
- a CDS encoding DegT/DnrJ/EryC1/StrS family aminotransferase, protein MKKIQMVDLKGQYEAIKETVNQSIQEVLDTTTFINGPQVHQFQKALEDYLEVKHVIPCANGTDALQIAMMGLDLKPGDEVITADFTFAATVEVIALLQLTPVLVDVEVDTFNISVDAIKKAITPKTKAIVPVHMFGQAANMEAIMALAEEHNLYVIEDNAQAIGADYKYADGTKKKVGTIGHVASTSFFPSKNLGCYGDGGAIFTNDDELAYKLRGIVNHGMYVRYHHDVVGVNSRLDSVQAAVLNAKLPKLDAYNEARQLAAKKYDAALANHPNIITPFVKGEDGSHVFHQYTLRILNTDRNALMQHLLDKGIPCAIYYPIPLHSQKAYTDSRYKEEAFPVTNELVNEVISLPMHTELDDEQIKFITDSILEFLG, encoded by the coding sequence ATGAAAAAAATACAAATGGTTGACCTGAAAGGTCAATATGAAGCGATAAAAGAAACTGTAAATCAATCCATCCAGGAAGTTCTGGATACCACAACTTTTATAAACGGTCCGCAGGTACACCAATTCCAGAAAGCATTAGAAGATTATTTAGAAGTGAAGCACGTTATTCCATGTGCTAACGGAACCGATGCGTTGCAGATTGCCATGATGGGGCTGGACCTGAAACCGGGTGATGAGGTAATTACCGCCGATTTTACTTTTGCCGCAACCGTGGAAGTGATTGCATTATTGCAGTTAACACCGGTTTTGGTAGATGTGGAAGTGGATACTTTTAATATTTCGGTAGACGCAATTAAAAAAGCGATTACGCCAAAAACAAAAGCGATTGTTCCGGTTCACATGTTCGGACAGGCGGCCAATATGGAAGCAATTATGGCTTTGGCAGAAGAACACAACCTGTATGTAATTGAAGATAATGCACAGGCAATCGGAGCCGATTATAAATATGCCGACGGAACAAAAAAGAAAGTGGGAACAATCGGGCATGTAGCCTCTACTTCTTTCTTCCCGTCAAAAAATTTAGGCTGCTATGGCGATGGCGGTGCTATTTTTACCAATGATGATGAACTGGCTTATAAATTGCGCGGTATTGTAAACCACGGAATGTACGTGCGTTACCATCATGATGTAGTGGGGGTTAACTCCCGCCTGGACAGTGTTCAGGCAGCGGTTTTAAATGCAAAACTGCCCAAACTGGATGCCTATAACGAGGCGCGCCAGCTGGCGGCTAAAAAATATGATGCGGCTTTAGCCAATCATCCGAATATTATTACTCCTTTTGTAAAAGGTGAAGACGGAAGTCATGTATTTCATCAATATACCCTGCGCATCCTTAATACCGACAGAAATGCTTTAATGCAGCATTTACTGGATAAAGGTATTCCTTGTGCCATTTACTACCCGATTCCGTTACACAGCCAGAAAGCTTATACCGATTCCCGTTATAAGGAAGAAGCATTCCCGGTAACCAATGAATTGGTTAATGAAGTAATTTCCTTGCCGATGCATACAGAATTAGACGATGAGCAAATTAAATTCATAACCGACAGTATTCTGGAATTCTTAGGATAG
- the galE gene encoding UDP-glucose 4-epimerase GalE: MRIVVTGGLGFIGSHTVVELYNQGFEVVIIDNLSNSSIDVLEGIEKITGEKPVFVQLDLRDKTSVAGFFKQYTDVAGVIHFAASKAVGESVENPLLYYENNIGALVYLLQELQQKDQSCFIFSSSCTVYGQAEKMPITESASVQPAMSPYGNTKRIGEEIIRDVAKVSGIKAVLLRYFNPIGAHATAEIGELPVGVPQNLVPFITQTAIGLRNELSVYGDDYPTADGTCVRDYIHVVDLAKAHVVAMKRLLENKNLEKVETFNVGTGTGSSVLEVIQAFEKVSGKPLPYKFVGRREGDIVEAYANTDRANAVLGWKAEATLEEALGSAWKWEQKIRNKS; this comes from the coding sequence ATGAGAATAGTTGTAACAGGAGGTTTAGGTTTTATAGGTTCACATACCGTAGTAGAATTATACAATCAGGGTTTTGAAGTGGTTATCATCGATAATCTGTCCAATTCGTCAATTGATGTTTTGGAAGGTATTGAAAAGATCACCGGGGAAAAACCGGTATTCGTACAGCTTGATTTGCGCGATAAAACAAGTGTAGCCGGGTTTTTCAAACAGTATACCGATGTTGCCGGAGTGATTCATTTTGCCGCTTCAAAAGCAGTGGGCGAAAGTGTCGAAAATCCGTTACTCTATTATGAAAACAATATTGGCGCGCTGGTTTATTTGCTGCAGGAATTGCAGCAAAAAGATCAGTCGTGTTTTATTTTCAGTTCTTCCTGTACGGTTTACGGACAGGCGGAAAAAATGCCGATTACCGAAAGTGCTTCAGTACAGCCGGCCATGTCGCCTTATGGCAACACCAAACGAATAGGAGAGGAGATCATCCGCGATGTGGCAAAAGTGTCCGGGATAAAGGCTGTTTTGCTGCGATATTTTAATCCTATCGGGGCACATGCCACGGCAGAAATAGGCGAATTGCCGGTTGGTGTTCCTCAAAACCTGGTGCCATTCATTACCCAGACGGCAATAGGTTTGCGAAATGAATTGTCGGTTTACGGCGATGATTATCCAACAGCCGACGGTACCTGTGTTCGCGATTATATCCATGTAGTGGATCTGGCAAAAGCACATGTTGTGGCGATGAAGCGCCTGCTGGAAAATAAAAACCTGGAAAAAGTGGAAACCTTCAATGTGGGAACCGGAACCGGAAGCTCTGTTCTGGAAGTGATCCAGGCTTTTGAAAAAGTAAGCGGAAAACCACTACCCTATAAATTTGTAGGCAGGAGAGAAGGAGATATTGTAGAAGCCTATGCCAATACAGACAGAGCCAATGCGGTTTTAGGCTGGAAAGCCGAAGCAACGCTGGAAGAAGCTCTGGGTTCTGCCTGGAAATGGGAACAGAAAATAAGAAATAAGTCATAA
- the accD gene encoding acetyl-CoA carboxylase, carboxyltransferase subunit beta has translation MAWFKRTAKGIQTATEDKKDVPKGLWYKSPTGKIIDSEELAKNLWVSPEDGYHVRIGSKEYFEILFDNNEFKELDANMTSKDPLKFVDTKKYSDRLKDAIEKTKLKDAVRTAVGKSKGKDLVVASMDFAFIGGSMGAVVGEKIARAIDYSIKHKVPFVMISKSGGARMMEAAYSLMQLAKTSAKLAQLAEAKIPYISLCTDPTTGGTTASYAMLGDVNIAEPGALIGFAGPRVVKDTTGKDLPEGFQTSEFLLEHGFLDFITPRKELKDKINLYLDLILDQPVR, from the coding sequence ATGGCTTGGTTTAAAAGAACAGCAAAAGGAATTCAAACCGCAACAGAAGATAAAAAAGACGTTCCTAAAGGACTTTGGTACAAATCTCCAACCGGAAAAATCATTGATTCAGAAGAATTAGCTAAAAATCTTTGGGTAAGTCCGGAAGACGGATACCATGTTCGTATTGGCAGTAAAGAATATTTTGAAATCTTATTTGACAATAATGAATTCAAAGAATTGGATGCCAACATGACTTCTAAAGATCCATTAAAATTCGTGGATACTAAAAAATACAGTGATCGTTTAAAAGACGCTATCGAAAAAACCAAGTTAAAAGACGCGGTAAGAACGGCTGTTGGAAAATCGAAAGGGAAAGACCTGGTTGTTGCCAGTATGGATTTCGCCTTTATTGGTGGTTCTATGGGAGCTGTGGTAGGTGAAAAAATTGCCCGTGCGATCGATTATTCTATCAAACACAAAGTTCCTTTTGTAATGATTTCCAAGTCCGGTGGTGCCCGTATGATGGAAGCGGCCTACTCACTAATGCAGTTAGCCAAAACATCGGCTAAATTAGCGCAATTGGCAGAAGCAAAAATCCCGTACATTTCCTTATGTACCGATCCGACTACCGGAGGAACAACCGCTTCTTATGCGATGTTAGGTGATGTTAATATTGCCGAGCCGGGCGCTTTGATCGGTTTTGCAGGACCTCGTGTTGTTAAAGATACTACCGGGAAAGATTTACCGGAAGGATTCCAGACATCTGAATTCCTTTTAGAGCACGGTTTCCTTGATTTCATCACACCGAGAAAAGAATTGAAAGACAAGATTAATCTATACCTGGATCTGATTTTAGATCAGCCAGTACGATAA
- the fbaA gene encoding class II fructose-bisphosphate aldolase gives MAHNIKPGVATGDQVQEIFNYAKEKGFALPAVNVTGSSTINGVMETAAKLNAPVIIQFSNGGASFNAGKGLSNEGQKSAILGAIAGAKHIHTLAEAYGATVILHTDHCAKNLLPWIDGLLDASETHFKQTGKPLFSSHMIDLSEEPIAENIEISKRYLERMSKMGMTLEIELGITGGEEDGVDNSDVDSSKLYTQPDEVAFAYEELMKISPRFTIAAAFGNVHGVYKPGNVKLTPKILRNSQEYVQQKFNTGHNPVDFVFHGGSGSTLEEIREAITYGVIKMNIDTDLQFAFTEGVRDYVIEKIDYLRTQIGNPEGEEVPNKKHYDPRKWVREGEITFNTRLEQAFKDLNNVNTL, from the coding sequence ATGGCTCATAATATAAAACCAGGAGTAGCGACAGGCGATCAGGTTCAGGAGATTTTTAATTATGCAAAAGAAAAAGGCTTTGCCTTACCAGCTGTAAACGTAACAGGATCAAGCACTATCAACGGTGTTATGGAAACTGCTGCCAAATTAAACGCACCTGTTATCATTCAGTTTTCAAATGGAGGCGCTTCCTTTAATGCCGGAAAAGGACTTTCTAACGAAGGACAGAAATCGGCTATATTAGGAGCAATTGCAGGAGCAAAACACATTCACACGCTGGCAGAAGCTTATGGTGCTACGGTAATTTTACATACAGACCATTGTGCTAAAAATTTATTGCCATGGATTGACGGCCTGCTTGACGCCAGTGAAACGCATTTCAAACAAACCGGAAAACCGTTGTTCAGCTCTCACATGATCGATCTTTCCGAAGAGCCGATTGCAGAGAACATTGAGATCTCTAAACGTTATTTAGAGCGTATGAGCAAAATGGGAATGACACTGGAAATTGAATTGGGTATTACCGGCGGTGAAGAAGACGGTGTGGACAATTCTGATGTGGACAGTTCAAAATTATACACCCAGCCGGATGAAGTAGCTTTTGCTTATGAAGAACTGATGAAAATCAGCCCTCGTTTCACGATCGCTGCAGCATTTGGAAACGTTCACGGTGTTTACAAACCCGGAAATGTAAAACTAACCCCGAAAATCCTGAGAAATTCACAGGAGTATGTACAGCAAAAATTCAACACAGGCCACAATCCGGTTGATTTTGTTTTCCACGGCGGTTCCGGTTCTACATTAGAAGAAATCAGAGAAGCGATTACCTATGGAGTAATCAAAATGAATATCGACACCGATTTGCAGTTTGCATTTACAGAAGGTGTTCGTGATTATGTTATTGAAAAAATAGATTATTTAAGAACTCAAATCGGGAATCCGGAAGGAGAAGAAGTTCCTAACAAAAAACATTATGACCCTAGAAAATGGGTTCGTGAAGGAGAAATTACGTTTAACACACGCTTGGAGCAAGCGTTTAAAGACCTGAATAACGTTAACACTTTATAA
- the tamL gene encoding translocation and assembly module lipoprotein TamL: MKNNLSKIALFLVLGAILYSCSLVKRVPEGQYLLIENTVNVDGKKEKSEAILNQLYQKPNSSILGYRLRLQMYNLARKSPEADYQLWLQKKPKRHQFLKDLLSEKQVQRLGQSFFVSGASTFLKKTGEPPVIIDETKSQKSRNRLLSYYFNSGYFNSKVSYKIDSLENKRGKIAYNIKLGAPYIIDSITTSIKTPALDSLFHKIKDQSLIVKGKQYNSQNFIDERKRIATNFRNNGAYYFQETNIEYDVDTVATGHKANVDFLIDNQTIKKGDSLIKVPFKLYTISQVNIFTGNSNNKSKEKVADSITYNNFNIYSSDKLNYRPKAITDAIFITKGSKFSDFRRQLTSRSLSNLRVFNYPNIEYEEDKTDTTGTSLIANIVLSPRKKFNFNATADFMHSNIQDFGILGSTSLSIRNIFRGAEILEIALRGNIGSSRDLANPNNVFFNISEYGADVKLSFPRIFFPLNTEKIIPKNTLPTTQISFGMSRQQNIGLDKENFTGIFNYTWNPKRNTNIRFDLVNLQYVRNVNPGNYFSVYRSSYNRLNDLAHVYNNDGSYLDNEGNLTIAGGGTAGFINDVLNGQTVLTQNDNDYFVVRSIEERRLRLTENNLILASNITYTKSSRTNITDNDFFTFKTKLESAGNTLSLFSKIQNQEPDINGRKKFFNVEYSQYIKGELDFIKNWDFGSKQVLAARSFVGLAIPYGNSNSIPFSRSYFAGGSNDNRAWQSYSLGPGRSGGLNDFNEANFKIALSAEYRFNIFGKLNGAFFADAGNIWNVFDNVTDEESVFEGFKSLKDMALGTGIGFRYDLNFFVIRLDVGFKTYNPAKAMSERWFKDIVPNRAVLNIGINYPF; this comes from the coding sequence TTGAAAAATAATTTATCAAAAATAGCACTATTTCTTGTATTAGGTGCAATTTTATACTCTTGTTCTCTTGTAAAAAGAGTACCCGAGGGTCAGTATCTTTTAATTGAGAATACTGTAAATGTAGACGGGAAAAAGGAAAAAAGCGAGGCAATCCTCAATCAGCTTTACCAGAAACCCAACAGTTCGATACTGGGTTACCGTCTCCGACTTCAAATGTACAATTTAGCCCGAAAAAGCCCCGAAGCCGACTATCAGTTATGGCTGCAAAAAAAACCGAAACGCCACCAGTTTTTAAAAGATCTATTGTCTGAAAAACAAGTGCAGCGACTAGGACAGTCTTTTTTTGTTTCCGGTGCCAGCACCTTCCTTAAAAAAACAGGAGAACCGCCGGTGATTATTGACGAAACAAAATCGCAAAAATCCCGAAACCGCCTTTTATCCTACTATTTCAACAGCGGTTATTTTAACAGTAAAGTGAGCTATAAGATTGATTCGCTGGAAAACAAACGCGGAAAAATAGCCTACAACATTAAGCTGGGTGCTCCCTACATTATTGACAGCATCACCACATCTATTAAAACACCGGCTTTGGATTCGTTGTTTCACAAAATCAAGGATCAGTCCCTGATTGTTAAAGGAAAACAATACAATTCCCAGAATTTTATTGACGAGCGAAAACGTATTGCCACCAATTTCAGAAATAACGGCGCTTACTATTTCCAGGAAACCAACATCGAATATGATGTGGATACCGTGGCGACCGGACATAAGGCAAATGTGGATTTCCTTATTGACAACCAGACGATAAAAAAAGGAGATTCATTAATTAAAGTTCCTTTTAAACTGTACACCATCAGCCAGGTAAACATCTTTACCGGGAACAGCAACAATAAAAGCAAAGAAAAAGTTGCCGACAGTATTACATACAACAACTTTAACATATACAGTTCTGACAAGCTGAATTACCGCCCGAAAGCAATTACCGATGCTATTTTCATCACCAAAGGAAGTAAATTCAGCGATTTCAGAAGACAGTTAACATCCCGTTCCCTGAGTAATCTGCGTGTTTTCAACTATCCGAACATTGAGTATGAAGAAGACAAAACCGATACTACCGGAACGTCGCTGATTGCGAATATCGTTTTGTCGCCAAGAAAGAAATTCAACTTTAATGCTACTGCTGATTTCATGCATTCCAACATTCAGGATTTTGGTATACTGGGTAGTACTTCCCTATCGATACGTAACATTTTCCGTGGTGCCGAAATTCTGGAAATCGCCCTTAGAGGGAACATTGGTTCCTCCCGCGACCTTGCGAATCCGAACAATGTATTTTTCAATATTTCCGAATACGGAGCCGATGTAAAACTATCCTTTCCAAGGATCTTTTTCCCTTTAAATACCGAAAAGATCATCCCGAAAAATACGCTTCCGACCACACAGATCAGTTTTGGTATGTCGCGTCAGCAAAACATCGGACTGGACAAAGAGAACTTTACCGGAATATTCAACTATACCTGGAATCCGAAAAGAAATACCAATATCCGTTTTGACCTGGTAAACCTGCAATATGTGAGAAACGTAAACCCGGGGAATTATTTCAGCGTTTACCGTTCATCCTATAACCGACTGAACGATCTGGCACACGTTTACAACAACGATGGCAGCTATCTGGACAACGAAGGTAACCTGACCATAGCCGGAGGCGGAACTGCCGGTTTTATCAATGATGTCCTAAACGGGCAAACGGTATTGACCCAAAACGACAATGATTATTTCGTGGTGCGCAGTATTGAAGAACGCCGTTTGCGTCTGACCGAAAACAACCTGATACTTGCGTCCAACATTACCTATACCAAATCGAGCAGAACAAACATTACGGACAATGACTTCTTTACGTTTAAAACGAAATTAGAATCTGCCGGAAATACTTTAAGCCTGTTTTCCAAAATACAAAACCAGGAACCGGACATTAACGGCCGAAAGAAATTTTTTAATGTAGAATATTCACAATACATCAAAGGGGAATTAGACTTTATCAAAAACTGGGATTTTGGCAGCAAGCAGGTTCTTGCCGCAAGAAGTTTTGTGGGATTAGCCATTCCGTATGGCAACTCCAACTCCATCCCGTTCTCCCGAAGTTATTTTGCCGGAGGTTCGAACGACAACAGAGCGTGGCAGTCCTACAGCTTAGGCCCGGGGCGCAGCGGCGGATTAAACGATTTCAATGAGGCTAACTTTAAAATCGCGTTAAGTGCCGAATACCGTTTTAATATTTTCGGGAAATTAAACGGTGCCTTTTTTGCCGATGCTGGTAATATCTGGAACGTTTTTGACAACGTAACCGATGAAGAAAGTGTATTTGAAGGCTTCAAATCGTTAAAAGATATGGCATTAGGAACCGGAATTGGTTTCCGTTACGACCTGAACTTCTTTGTAATCCGTCTGGATGTGGGCTTTAAAACCTACAATCCGGCCAAAGCAATGAGTGAAAGATGGTTTAAAGATATCGTTCCAAACCGTGCCGTCTTAAATATTGGAATTAATTATCCGTTCTAA
- a CDS encoding TrmH family RNA methyltransferase — MVSKNQIKLITSLQQKKYRKQHKMFFAEGIKVIQELLNSNFELYHLFTVEDLFPDVPERKITFISEAELKKISALTTPNSCLALFLIPDEKPVAEDGLIIALDAIRDPGNLGTILRLSDWFGVQHVVCSNETVDIYNPKVVQATMGSITRVNVVYTDLEAFLEKTNLPVFGTFMDGANIYKQSLPEKGIVVMGNEANGISAAIEKLAANRLSIPRFGDLQQTESLNVATATAIILSEFKRGL, encoded by the coding sequence ATGGTTAGTAAAAACCAAATCAAACTAATAACGAGTTTACAGCAAAAAAAATATAGGAAACAGCATAAAATGTTCTTTGCCGAAGGTATAAAGGTAATTCAAGAATTGCTGAATTCCAATTTTGAATTGTATCATTTGTTTACGGTTGAAGATCTTTTTCCGGATGTTCCGGAGCGTAAAATCACGTTTATTTCGGAAGCCGAATTAAAAAAAATAAGCGCTTTAACAACACCCAATAGCTGTCTGGCATTATTCCTGATTCCGGATGAAAAACCGGTAGCGGAAGACGGACTGATCATTGCTTTGGATGCCATTCGCGATCCGGGAAACCTGGGTACGATTTTAAGGCTGAGTGATTGGTTTGGCGTTCAGCATGTGGTGTGTTCGAACGAAACCGTTGATATTTATAATCCCAAAGTAGTTCAGGCTACTATGGGGTCTATTACCCGGGTAAATGTGGTGTATACTGATCTGGAAGCTTTTCTGGAAAAAACAAACCTTCCTGTTTTCGGAACCTTTATGGACGGTGCCAATATCTACAAACAAAGCCTTCCCGAAAAAGGAATCGTGGTAATGGGAAATGAGGCCAATGGTATTTCGGCTGCCATTGAAAAATTGGCGGCAAACAGGCTTTCTATTCCGCGTTTTGGCGACCTGCAGCAAACGGAAAGTTTAAATGTTGCCACTGCCACCGCTATTATTTTAAGCGAATTTAAAAGAGGACTTTAA
- the porT gene encoding type IX secretion/gliding motility protein PorT/SprT: MKRLLLISMLILSLNGFAQSMFSKNPVINLENFDKQRVHWGYFLGFSSYDFKFDYIKPGTDIEVKSTTGFNVGLVGNLRLMEYLDLRFEPGLYYTQRDLTFHDPSLTRPVEQLREVKSTYIHFPLLLKFSSQRFGNVRPYVVGGLSKSLNLGSNHDATDDNYAYRFRMTRWSTNYELGLGVDFYLEYFKFSPSIRGVFGINDEIIRDNNPDSPWTGNVASMKTRGIFINFTFH; encoded by the coding sequence ATGAAGAGACTACTCCTAATTTCCATGCTAATCCTTTCACTAAACGGCTTTGCGCAGTCAATGTTTAGTAAAAACCCTGTTATCAACCTGGAAAACTTTGACAAACAAAGGGTTCACTGGGGCTATTTCTTAGGATTCAGCAGTTATGACTTTAAGTTTGACTATATCAAACCGGGCACCGATATTGAAGTAAAAAGCACTACCGGTTTTAACGTTGGATTGGTTGGAAACCTACGTCTTATGGAATATCTGGATCTTCGATTCGAACCGGGATTATATTATACGCAACGTGATTTAACCTTCCACGATCCCAGCCTTACCCGTCCGGTTGAGCAGCTGCGTGAAGTAAAATCAACCTATATCCATTTCCCGTTATTACTAAAATTCTCTTCACAGCGTTTTGGAAACGTTCGTCCTTATGTCGTGGGCGGTCTTTCCAAATCACTGAATTTGGGCAGTAACCACGACGCAACCGACGACAACTATGCTTATCGTTTTAGAATGACCCGCTGGTCCACTAACTATGAGCTGGGTTTGGGTGTTGATTTCTACCTGGAATATTTTAAATTTTCACCGTCCATCCGCGGTGTATTCGGAATCAATGACGAGATAATCCGCGACAACAATCCGGACAGTCCATGGACCGGAAATGTAGCATCCATGAAAACACGTGGTATCTTCATCAACTTTACATTCCATTAA
- the ubiE gene encoding bifunctional demethylmenaquinone methyltransferase/2-methoxy-6-polyprenyl-1,4-benzoquinol methylase UbiE produces the protein MSKNITPYKDSELGKKEQVTQMFDTISGKYDDLNRVISFGIDIKWRNKVLKIVSDKKPQAVLDIATGTGDLAILMTKTSASKIIGLDISSGMLEIGKKKIAERNLSDRIEMVLGDSENIPYEDNYFDAITVAFGVRNFENLEKGLSEILRVLKPNGVFVILETSVPTKFPFKQGYYFYTKNILPLIGKLFSKDKVAYSYLSESASVFPHGEALNNILRKVGFIDVKHAPQTFGAATIYSASKK, from the coding sequence ATGTCAAAAAACATAACGCCTTATAAAGATTCCGAATTAGGAAAAAAAGAACAAGTAACCCAAATGTTTGATACCATTTCCGGTAAGTATGACGATTTGAATCGTGTCATCTCTTTTGGAATTGATATCAAATGGCGTAACAAAGTTTTAAAAATTGTTTCCGACAAAAAACCACAGGCGGTTTTGGATATTGCTACCGGAACCGGCGATCTGGCAATACTGATGACAAAAACTTCAGCATCAAAAATTATTGGTTTGGATATTTCTTCGGGAATGCTTGAAATCGGGAAGAAAAAAATTGCCGAAAGAAACCTGTCGGACAGAATCGAAATGGTTTTGGGCGATTCGGAAAACATTCCTTATGAGGACAATTATTTTGATGCGATTACCGTGGCTTTCGGGGTTCGTAATTTTGAAAACCTGGAAAAAGGATTATCCGAGATACTGAGAGTACTGAAACCAAACGGTGTTTTCGTGATACTGGAAACTTCCGTTCCAACAAAATTCCCTTTTAAACAAGGCTATTATTTCTATACCAAAAACATACTTCCCCTAATCGGAAAGCTCTTTTCTAAAGACAAAGTTGCCTATTCTTATCTTTCAGAATCGGCTTCAGTTTTCCCTCATGGTGAAGCGTTAAACAATATTTTGAGAAAAGTTGGGTTTATAGATGTGAAACATGCGCCGCAAACTTTCGGAGCAGCAACCATTTACTCAGCGTCAAAAAAATAA